The proteins below are encoded in one region of Campylobacter rectus:
- a CDS encoding MBL fold metallo-hydrolase, with protein sequence MKIISKPCGDYQTNCYVISKNGREIIIDPGQNSFDFVIKNSHAPLTILNTHGHFDHIFDDVSLKNFFNIPVYIHNNDNFMLQSDIWDIGQQTMSDAICVGGAKFEDVKFTIEDFEIEFMHFPGHTPGCCMVRVDEAIFSGDFLFNGSIGRYDFLFSNAEDMRQSLLKCKKMQGDFTLYPGHGDKTTLKAEQENLDFWIERLGE encoded by the coding sequence GTGAAAATCATCTCAAAACCATGCGGCGATTATCAAACCAATTGCTACGTCATATCCAAAAACGGGCGCGAGATTATCATTGATCCGGGTCAGAATTCGTTTGATTTCGTTATAAAAAATTCACACGCGCCGCTCACTATTTTAAACACCCACGGACACTTTGATCACATTTTTGACGACGTTAGCTTAAAAAATTTTTTTAATATCCCCGTGTATATCCATAATAACGATAATTTCATGCTGCAAAGCGATATTTGGGATATCGGTCAGCAAACGATGAGCGACGCGATCTGCGTAGGCGGGGCAAAATTTGAGGATGTAAAATTTACTATCGAAGACTTTGAGATCGAGTTTATGCACTTTCCGGGACATACGCCCGGATGCTGTATGGTGCGCGTGGATGAGGCGATTTTTAGCGGCGATTTTTTATTTAACGGCTCGATCGGGCGCTATGATTTTTTGTTTTCAAACGCCGAGGATATGCGTCAAAGCTTGCTAAAATGCAAAAAAATGCAAGGGGACTTCACGCTATATCCGGGTCACGGCGATAAAACGACGCTAAAAGCCGAGCAGGAAAATTTGGACTTTT